One genomic segment of Eikenella corrodens includes these proteins:
- the mtgA gene encoding monofunctional biosynthetic peptidoglycan transglycosylase, which translates to MDTQPTELVSSPIPQPIPAAPPAKKRPGLLRRWVKRLVWSIVLLLLGFHLLVFLLLAYWKGQPVHTSAFMLRHNLSTFSRVQQTWVDDSQIARVVKQAAIASEDAQFSNHDGFDWNGIEHAMRRNQRSGTIRAGGSTISQQLAKNLFLFAERSYVRKAEEAVITVMMESMWSKERILTVYLNVAEFGEGIYGIEAAAQHYYHKPASRLRAGEAASLIAMLPNPKYFQQHRNDRRLRNKTRIILRRMGSADLPPDEE; encoded by the coding sequence ATGGATACCCAGCCCACCGAACTCGTTTCCAGCCCCATCCCCCAGCCCATACCTGCTGCACCACCCGCCAAAAAACGCCCCGGCTTGCTGCGCCGCTGGGTTAAGCGCTTGGTGTGGAGCATCGTCCTCCTCCTACTGGGCTTCCACCTGCTAGTTTTCCTGCTCTTGGCCTATTGGAAAGGCCAGCCCGTGCACACCAGCGCCTTTATGCTGCGCCACAACCTCTCCACTTTCTCCCGCGTGCAGCAAACCTGGGTGGACGACAGCCAAATCGCCCGCGTGGTGAAACAGGCGGCCATCGCCAGCGAAGACGCGCAATTCAGCAACCACGACGGTTTCGACTGGAACGGCATCGAACACGCCATGCGCCGCAACCAGCGCAGCGGCACCATCCGCGCCGGCGGCTCTACCATCAGCCAGCAGCTGGCTAAAAACCTGTTTCTGTTTGCCGAACGCTCTTACGTGCGCAAAGCCGAAGAAGCCGTGATTACCGTGATGATGGAAAGCATGTGGAGCAAAGAGCGCATCCTCACCGTGTATCTGAACGTGGCCGAATTCGGCGAAGGCATCTACGGCATCGAAGCCGCCGCCCAACATTATTACCACAAGCCGGCATCCCGCCTGCGCGCCGGTGAAGCCGCTTCCCTCATTGCCATGCTGCCCAACCCCAAATACTTCCAGCAACACCGCAACGACCGCCGCCTGCGCAATAAAACCCGCATCATCCTGCGCCGCATGGGTAGCGCCGATTTGCCGCCGGACGAAGAGTAG
- a CDS encoding universal stress protein produces MYQRIFVPIDDSKTSLYALEQTCRLAKATDAVLVAVHVVDLTDLKREASRLPNSEELYAAEMQVADHAEAVMKQAGVKYEVSTLENDGMRISDVLIKEAVRQECDLIAMGTHGFSGLLHLLMGSVAEGVLRQAPMPVLLFRRPDSEA; encoded by the coding sequence ATGTATCAACGGATTTTCGTTCCGATAGACGACAGCAAAACCTCTCTCTACGCCCTGGAGCAAACCTGCCGGCTGGCCAAAGCAACCGATGCCGTATTGGTGGCCGTGCACGTAGTGGATTTAACCGACCTCAAGCGCGAAGCCAGCCGCCTGCCTAATTCCGAAGAGCTGTATGCGGCCGAAATGCAGGTGGCCGACCATGCCGAAGCCGTGATGAAACAGGCCGGCGTGAAATATGAAGTCTCCACCCTGGAAAACGACGGCATGCGTATTTCTGACGTGCTGATTAAAGAGGCCGTGCGCCAAGAGTGCGACCTCATCGCCATGGGCACCCATGGCTTCTCCGGCCTGCTGCACCTATTGATGGGCTCCGTGGCCGAAGGCGTGCTGCGCCAAGCCCCCATGCCCGTGCTGCTGTTCCGCCGTCCGGACAGCGAAGCCTAG
- a CDS encoding PilT/PilU family type 4a pilus ATPase, with the protein MKKFIHGLLNHLVQSKGSDLFITTGFPPAMKLDGKLTPITDKPLTADHTALIARALMDDKQAEEFDNTKECNFAISLAGVSRFRINAMVQRGAAALVCRVITSQIPKFDNMNLPPILKQVVMEKRGLVIFVGGTGSGKSTSLAAMIDYRNENSHGHIITIEDPIEFVHPHKNCIITQREVGVDTENWFAALKNTLRQAPDVILIGEIRDRETMDYALAFAETGHLCMATLHANNSNQALDRIINFFPEERRTQLLNDLSLNLKGFISQRLVPKPDGKGRVAAVEVLLNSPLIAELILNGDIHGVKEIMARSRDLGMQTFDQSLFDLYEAGHIAYEDALKNADSVNDLRLNIQLNSKRGRNNEKSGIDSLAIVGMDEADEA; encoded by the coding sequence ATGAAAAAATTCATCCATGGCCTGCTCAACCACCTGGTGCAGAGCAAAGGCTCCGATCTGTTCATCACCACCGGCTTCCCCCCGGCCATGAAGCTCGACGGCAAGCTCACCCCGATTACCGACAAACCGCTCACCGCCGACCACACCGCCCTCATCGCCCGCGCCCTGATGGACGACAAACAGGCCGAAGAATTCGATAACACCAAAGAATGCAACTTCGCCATCAGCCTGGCCGGCGTGTCCCGCTTCCGCATCAACGCCATGGTTCAGCGCGGTGCCGCCGCCCTCGTGTGCCGTGTGATCACCAGCCAGATTCCCAAGTTCGACAACATGAACCTGCCGCCGATTTTGAAACAAGTGGTGATGGAAAAACGCGGCCTCGTGATTTTCGTGGGCGGTACCGGCTCCGGCAAATCCACTTCCCTGGCTGCCATGATCGACTACCGTAACGAAAACAGCCACGGCCACATCATCACCATCGAAGACCCGATCGAATTCGTGCACCCGCACAAAAACTGCATCATCACCCAGCGCGAAGTGGGCGTGGACACCGAAAACTGGTTTGCCGCCCTCAAAAACACCCTGCGCCAAGCCCCCGACGTGATCCTCATCGGCGAAATCCGCGACCGCGAAACCATGGACTACGCCCTGGCCTTCGCCGAAACCGGCCACCTCTGCATGGCCACCCTACACGCCAACAACTCCAACCAAGCGCTCGACCGCATCATCAACTTCTTCCCCGAAGAGCGCCGTACCCAGCTGTTGAATGACCTCTCGCTCAACCTCAAAGGCTTCATTTCCCAGCGCCTCGTGCCCAAGCCCGACGGCAAAGGCCGCGTGGCCGCCGTGGAAGTGCTGCTCAACTCCCCGCTGATTGCCGAGCTGATTTTGAATGGCGACATCCACGGCGTGAAAGAAATCATGGCCCGCTCCCGCGACTTAGGCATGCAAACCTTCGACCAATCCCTGTTCGACCTCTACGAAGCCGGCCACATTGCCTACGAAGACGCCCTGAAAAACGCCGACTCGGTGAATGATTTGCGCCTCAACATCCAGCTCAACAGCAAACGCGGCCGCAACAACGAAAAATCCGGCATCGACAGCCTAGCCATCGTCGGCATGGATGAAGCTGACGAAGCCTAA
- the lpdA gene encoding dihydrolipoyl dehydrogenase, translated as MSLIELKVPDIGGHENVDIIAVEIKAGDTIAIDDTLITLETDKATMDVPAEAAGVVKEVKVKVGDKISEGGVIAVIEAAGAAAAAEAPKAAAAAAPEAAKAAAPAPQAAQFAGSADAEYDVVVLGGGPGGYSAAFAAADEGLKTAIIEQYSTLGGVCLNVGCIPSKALLHNAAMIDEVKHLVKNGIKFGEPEINVDELRGYKEKVIAKLTGGLAGMAKARKVDIIQGNGQFVGANHIEVSLTESAQYEQAKETGAKKTVAFKNCIIAVGSRVVKLPFIPEDPRIVDSTGALELRQNGGKLPEKMLVIGGGIIGLEMGTVYSTLGARLDVVEMMDGLMQGADRDLVKVWEKMNAHRFDNIMTNTKTVAVEAKKDGIYVTFEGEKAPKEPQRYDLVLVAAGRAPNGKLCSAEKAGVAVTDRGFIEVDKQMRTNVPHIYAIGDVIGQPMLAHKAVHEGHVAAENCAGHKAYFDARVIPGVAYTDPEVAWVGVTEEIAKRDGIKITKAVFPWAASGRAIANGRDEGFTKLIFDAESGLIIGGSIVGTHAGDMIGEICLAIEMGCDATDIGKTIHPHPTLGESIGMAAEVANGTCTDLPPQRKKK; from the coding sequence ATGAGCTTAATCGAATTGAAAGTACCCGACATCGGCGGGCACGAAAATGTAGACATAATCGCCGTGGAAATCAAAGCAGGCGATACCATCGCTATCGACGACACCCTGATTACGCTGGAAACCGACAAAGCCACCATGGACGTGCCGGCCGAAGCCGCAGGCGTGGTGAAAGAAGTGAAAGTGAAAGTGGGCGACAAAATCTCCGAAGGCGGCGTGATTGCCGTGATCGAAGCCGCCGGTGCGGCTGCCGCTGCCGAAGCACCGAAAGCTGCCGCCGCTGCGGCGCCGGAAGCCGCCAAAGCCGCTGCGCCCGCACCGCAAGCGGCACAGTTTGCCGGTTCTGCCGATGCCGAATACGACGTGGTGGTATTGGGCGGCGGCCCGGGCGGCTATTCCGCTGCCTTTGCCGCAGCCGACGAAGGCCTGAAAACCGCCATCATCGAGCAATACAGCACCTTGGGCGGCGTGTGTCTGAACGTGGGCTGCATCCCGTCTAAAGCGCTGCTGCACAATGCTGCCATGATTGATGAAGTGAAACACTTGGTGAAAAACGGCATCAAATTCGGCGAACCCGAAATCAATGTGGACGAGTTACGCGGCTACAAAGAAAAAGTGATCGCCAAACTTACCGGCGGCCTGGCAGGTATGGCCAAAGCCCGCAAAGTGGACATCATCCAAGGTAACGGCCAATTCGTGGGTGCGAACCACATCGAAGTATCGCTCACCGAATCCGCCCAATACGAGCAAGCCAAAGAAACCGGCGCGAAAAAAACCGTTGCCTTCAAAAACTGTATCATCGCCGTCGGCAGCCGCGTGGTGAAACTGCCCTTCATCCCTGAAGACCCACGCATTGTGGACAGCACCGGCGCGCTGGAACTGCGCCAAAACGGCGGCAAACTGCCAGAAAAAATGCTGGTCATCGGCGGCGGCATCATCGGTCTGGAAATGGGCACCGTGTACAGCACGCTGGGCGCACGCTTGGACGTAGTAGAAATGATGGACGGCCTGATGCAGGGCGCCGACCGCGACTTGGTGAAAGTGTGGGAGAAAATGAACGCCCACCGCTTCGACAACATCATGACCAACACCAAAACCGTGGCCGTGGAAGCCAAAAAAGACGGCATCTATGTGACCTTTGAAGGTGAAAAAGCGCCGAAAGAGCCGCAACGCTACGACTTGGTGCTGGTGGCTGCCGGCCGCGCACCGAACGGCAAACTCTGCTCTGCTGAAAAAGCCGGCGTGGCCGTTACCGACCGCGGCTTCATCGAAGTGGACAAACAAATGCGCACCAACGTGCCGCACATCTACGCCATCGGTGACGTCATTGGCCAACCCATGCTGGCGCACAAAGCCGTGCACGAAGGCCATGTGGCAGCCGAAAACTGTGCCGGCCACAAAGCCTACTTCGACGCACGCGTGATTCCGGGCGTGGCCTATACCGACCCCGAAGTGGCTTGGGTGGGCGTTACCGAAGAAATCGCCAAACGCGATGGCATCAAAATCACCAAAGCCGTATTCCCGTGGGCCGCATCCGGCCGCGCCATCGCTAACGGCCGCGACGAAGGCTTCACCAAGCTGATTTTCGATGCCGAAAGCGGCTTGATTATCGGCGGCAGCATCGTCGGCACCCACGCCGGTGACATGATCGGCGAAATCTGCTTGGCCATCGAAATGGGCTGCGATGCAACCGACATCGGCAAAACCATCCATCCACACCCGACCTTGGGCGAAAGCATCGGCATGGCAGCGGAAGTGGCCAACGGCACTTGCACCGACTTGCCGCCGCAGCGTAAGAAGAAATAA
- the pssA gene encoding CDP-diacylglycerol--serine O-phosphatidyltransferase, with amino-acid sequence MTQPLPPEQPASRLEAFRQNSIYLLPNSFTLTALFCAFFAITQSMHGHYETAAVAVFVSMLLDGMDGRVARWTNSQSAFGEQLDSLADMVSFGVAPALIAYKWQLFEFGRIGYSVAFIYCACAALRLALFNTLIGKVDKRWFIGIPSPTAAALVIGLVWMDHNLGGLPLARWWCLIITLFAGLSMVAQVRFWSFKEINVRRKVPFFGLLLAVIGFLVITWEPSLVLFLLFLAYSLSGYVMWFWQRDRKQKEQQEAEKETEAT; translated from the coding sequence ATGACCCAGCCACTCCCCCCCGAACAGCCCGCCAGCCGCCTTGAAGCCTTCCGCCAAAACAGCATCTACCTGCTGCCCAATTCGTTTACGCTGACGGCCTTGTTTTGCGCATTTTTCGCCATTACTCAATCTATGCACGGCCACTACGAGACGGCGGCGGTAGCGGTATTTGTGTCAATGCTGCTTGACGGCATGGACGGCCGCGTGGCGCGCTGGACCAACAGCCAAAGCGCGTTTGGCGAACAACTCGACAGCCTGGCCGACATGGTGAGCTTCGGCGTGGCACCGGCGCTGATTGCCTATAAGTGGCAGCTTTTCGAGTTCGGGCGCATCGGCTATTCGGTGGCCTTTATCTATTGCGCCTGCGCAGCTTTGCGCCTGGCTTTGTTCAACACCTTAATCGGCAAGGTGGACAAACGCTGGTTTATCGGCATCCCGAGCCCGACGGCAGCCGCTTTGGTAATCGGGCTGGTGTGGATGGATCACAACCTGGGTGGCCTGCCGCTGGCGCGTTGGTGGTGCTTGATCATCACGCTGTTTGCCGGGCTTTCCATGGTGGCGCAGGTGCGGTTTTGGAGCTTTAAAGAAATCAACGTGCGGCGCAAGGTGCCGTTTTTCGGACTGCTCTTGGCCGTGATCGGCTTTTTGGTGATTACTTGGGAACCTTCGTTGGTGTTGTTCCTGCTGTTTTTGGCCTATAGCTTGTCGGGCTATGTGATGTGGTTTTGGCAGCGTGACCGCAAGCAGAAAGAACAACAGGAAGCAGAAAAAGAAACAGAGGCTACCTGA
- a CDS encoding sulfite exporter TauE/SafE family protein: MWSMEVLLPLAAVGAIAGFLAGLLGIGGGAVTVPIVLWSLGRQGITGEHGQHLAVGTSMAVMVFTTFSSAWAQQKKGAVRWEFVRRMAPGLVAGSLLGSLVSNRIPTFGLQVLFIVFCYSVAAKNLFQLNPKPAATLPSGRMQAGIGGLFGLLSSWVGIGGGSLSVPFMMYCRVPVHQAVATSSVLAWPIAVSGALGYLFSGWNVPGLPAGAVGFWYVPCIVVLGACTVLFAPLGVKAAHRLPPAGLKRAFGVLMVVIGSQMLWKLLHGA; this comes from the coding sequence ATGTGGAGCATGGAAGTATTGCTGCCGCTGGCAGCAGTGGGCGCGATAGCAGGATTTTTGGCCGGGCTGCTGGGCATCGGCGGCGGGGCGGTTACCGTGCCGATTGTGCTGTGGTCGTTGGGCAGGCAGGGCATCACGGGTGAGCACGGCCAGCATTTGGCGGTGGGCACATCGATGGCAGTGATGGTATTCACCACCTTTTCCAGCGCGTGGGCGCAGCAGAAAAAGGGGGCGGTGCGCTGGGAATTCGTGCGGCGCATGGCACCCGGGCTGGTGGCGGGCAGCCTGTTGGGTTCGCTGGTGTCGAACCGGATTCCCACTTTTGGCCTGCAGGTGTTGTTTATCGTATTTTGCTATTCGGTGGCAGCGAAAAACCTGTTTCAGCTCAATCCCAAACCGGCGGCCACGCTGCCCAGCGGGCGGATGCAGGCGGGAATTGGCGGGCTGTTCGGGCTGCTGTCCAGCTGGGTGGGTATCGGCGGCGGATCGTTGTCGGTGCCGTTTATGATGTATTGCCGTGTGCCGGTGCATCAGGCAGTAGCCACTTCCAGCGTGCTGGCCTGGCCGATAGCGGTGTCTGGGGCGCTGGGCTATCTATTTTCCGGCTGGAATGTGCCGGGGCTGCCTGCGGGTGCTGTGGGCTTTTGGTATGTACCGTGCATTGTGGTGCTGGGGGCGTGCACGGTACTGTTCGCGCCCTTGGGCGTAAAAGCGGCACACCGCTTGCCACCAGCCGGTTTGAAGCGGGCATTTGGAGTGTTGATGGTGGTAATTGGCAGCCAGATGCTGTGGAAATTGCTGCACGGAGCATAG
- the ndk gene encoding nucleoside-diphosphate kinase encodes MAVERTLSIIKPDAVAKNVIGKIYSRFESNGLKIVAAKMKHLSREEAEGFYAVHKERPFFAELMKFMTSGPVMVQVLEGENAVAKNRELMGATNPKEAAPGTIRADFASSIDANAVHGSDSLVNAAIEVAYFFGEQEICPR; translated from the coding sequence ATGGCCGTTGAACGCACCCTTTCCATCATCAAGCCCGATGCCGTGGCCAAAAATGTTATCGGCAAAATCTACAGCCGTTTTGAAAGCAACGGCTTGAAAATCGTGGCTGCCAAAATGAAGCACCTCTCCCGGGAGGAAGCCGAGGGCTTCTACGCCGTGCACAAAGAGCGCCCGTTTTTTGCCGAGCTGATGAAATTCATGACCAGCGGCCCGGTGATGGTGCAGGTGTTGGAAGGCGAAAACGCAGTGGCTAAAAACCGCGAGCTGATGGGTGCCACCAATCCAAAAGAAGCCGCCCCCGGCACCATCCGCGCCGATTTTGCTTCCTCTATCGATGCAAATGCCGTACACGGTTCCGACAGTTTGGTCAATGCCGCCATCGAAGTGGCCTATTTCTTCGGCGAGCAGGAAATCTGCCCGCGTTAA
- the rlmN gene encoding 23S rRNA (adenine(2503)-C(2))-methyltransferase RlmN: MKTNLLNYDLAGLTAHFAQMGEKPFRARQVMRWMHQGAAGDFDEMTDLAKSLRAKLNESAQVGVPALMAAQESRDGTRKWLLDVGTGNGVETVFIPETDRGTLCISSQVGCALECTFCSTGRQGFNRNLSTAEIIGQLWWANKALGATPKDERVISNVVMMGMGEPLANYDNVVTALSIMLDDHGYALSRRRVTVSTSGMVPQMDRLKEDMPVALAVSLHAPNDAIRNEIVPLNKKYPLKELMAACQRYLVKAPRDFVTFEYVMLDGVNDKPEHARELLELVKDVPCKFNLIPFNPFPNSGYNRSSDENIRVFRDILYQAGLVVTVRKTRGDDIDAACGQLAGQVQDKTRRQQKWLQLQVVKG; the protein is encoded by the coding sequence ATGAAAACCAACCTGCTCAACTACGACCTCGCCGGCCTCACCGCCCATTTCGCCCAAATGGGGGAAAAACCCTTCCGCGCCCGCCAAGTGATGCGCTGGATGCACCAAGGCGCAGCCGGCGATTTCGATGAAATGACCGACCTGGCCAAATCGCTACGCGCCAAGCTTAACGAAAGTGCGCAAGTGGGCGTGCCCGCGCTGATGGCTGCGCAGGAAAGCCGCGACGGTACGCGTAAATGGCTGTTGGATGTGGGCACCGGCAACGGCGTGGAAACCGTGTTCATCCCCGAAACCGACCGCGGTACGCTATGCATTTCCTCGCAGGTGGGCTGTGCGCTGGAATGCACTTTCTGCTCCACCGGCCGCCAAGGCTTCAACCGCAACCTCTCCACCGCCGAAATCATCGGCCAATTATGGTGGGCCAACAAAGCATTGGGCGCCACCCCTAAAGACGAACGCGTGATTTCCAACGTGGTGATGATGGGCATGGGTGAGCCGCTGGCCAACTACGATAATGTGGTGACCGCGCTCTCCATTATGCTGGACGACCACGGCTACGCCCTCAGCCGCCGCCGCGTTACCGTGTCCACCTCCGGCATGGTGCCGCAGATGGACAGGCTCAAAGAAGACATGCCGGTGGCCCTGGCTGTATCTCTGCACGCCCCAAACGACGCCATCCGCAACGAAATCGTGCCGCTAAACAAAAAATATCCGCTCAAGGAGCTGATGGCTGCCTGCCAGCGTTATCTGGTTAAAGCCCCGCGCGACTTCGTTACCTTCGAATATGTTATGCTCGACGGCGTAAACGACAAGCCCGAACACGCCCGCGAGCTGTTGGAATTGGTTAAAGACGTTCCCTGCAAATTCAATCTGATTCCGTTTAACCCCTTCCCCAATTCCGGCTACAACCGCTCCAGCGATGAGAATATTCGTGTATTCCGCGATATCTTATATCAGGCAGGCTTGGTGGTTACCGTGCGCAAAACGCGCGGTGACGACATCGATGCAGCCTGCGGCCAGCTGGCCGGACAGGTACAAGACAAAACCCGCCGCCAACAAAAATGGCTGCAATTACAAGTTGTGAAAGGTTGA
- the pilW gene encoding type IV pilus biogenesis/stability protein PilW gives MKKSLIASLTTLALLAGCGGITIHTGNKEVRNRPEEIAAIKTQLAIEYMNSHDYRAAVSAIEEALQAQPRNENAWLVRAEIYQYLKVPDKAEESFQRALAIKPDSAEINNNYGWFLCNSGGRANQALAYFDRALADPTYPSPQVAYMNKGICSARLGQYNLAMAYLERSQAADPSFAPAQKEMARVRMMEGNLGEADRQFRQYQSKVDRLSADDLLLGWKIARTRGQTQAAYEYEAQLRTNYPYSPELQEITTGRPQ, from the coding sequence ATGAAAAAAAGTTTAATTGCCTCCCTGACGACGCTCGCTTTGCTCGCCGGCTGCGGCGGCATCACCATCCACACCGGCAACAAAGAAGTACGCAACCGGCCGGAAGAAATTGCCGCCATCAAAACCCAGCTGGCCATCGAATACATGAATTCGCATGACTACCGTGCTGCCGTGTCTGCAATTGAAGAAGCTCTGCAAGCTCAGCCGCGCAACGAAAATGCTTGGCTGGTACGCGCCGAGATTTATCAATATTTGAAAGTACCGGACAAAGCAGAAGAGAGTTTCCAACGCGCCTTGGCTATCAAACCCGACAGCGCAGAAATCAACAACAACTACGGTTGGTTCTTATGCAATTCCGGCGGCCGTGCAAACCAGGCCCTGGCCTATTTCGACCGCGCCTTGGCCGATCCCACCTACCCCAGCCCGCAGGTGGCCTACATGAACAAAGGCATCTGTAGCGCCCGCTTGGGGCAATACAACCTGGCTATGGCCTATCTGGAACGCTCCCAGGCTGCCGATCCTAGCTTTGCGCCCGCGCAGAAAGAAATGGCGCGCGTACGCATGATGGAAGGCAACCTAGGCGAAGCCGACCGCCAGTTCCGTCAATATCAAAGCAAGGTAGACCGCCTCAGTGCCGACGACCTACTGTTGGGCTGGAAAATTGCCCGCACCCGCGGCCAAACCCAGGCTGCCTATGAATACGAAGCGCAGCTGCGCACCAACTATCCGTATTCGCCCGAACTTCAAGAAATTACCACAGGAAGACCCCAATGA
- a CDS encoding helix-turn-helix domain-containing protein — protein sequence MTEISPPQLAAAEELGKLLRQNREQQQLSLGDVSEHLKLPARQVEALENADFSKLPEPVFVRGFLRSYGRYLNLDEAVLNSYLEQIVAPSQFQSPLAKEDGNVKMTYHNAPIKKPFPRWIFGVAAAAAIVGVVVLWQMKSNTEHQKQNAQTSIPENQILPPNLDSSNVQVLPLQEASAPAASLPAVSGSQPQPVENPASTPAAAGIQSAQGELVLKLRFRSFLTVTDKDGQMLVSKIVPAGSEHRFSGNGPYRVRIGFAKNSLASYSGRGINVAEHMVDQKTAAFTAGGSDDAAQQ from the coding sequence ATGACCGAGATCTCACCCCCCCAACTGGCTGCCGCTGAAGAACTGGGCAAATTGTTGCGCCAAAACCGCGAACAGCAACAACTGTCGCTTGGTGATGTGTCGGAACACCTCAAGCTGCCCGCCCGCCAGGTGGAGGCGTTGGAAAACGCCGATTTCAGCAAATTGCCCGAGCCCGTGTTTGTGCGCGGCTTTCTGCGCAGCTACGGACGCTACCTGAATTTGGACGAAGCCGTATTAAACAGCTATTTGGAGCAGATAGTTGCCCCCAGCCAATTCCAAAGCCCCTTGGCCAAAGAAGATGGCAATGTGAAGATGACCTACCACAACGCTCCGATTAAAAAGCCCTTCCCGCGCTGGATTTTCGGCGTGGCCGCCGCTGCCGCGATTGTGGGCGTGGTGGTGTTGTGGCAAATGAAGTCCAACACCGAACATCAAAAACAAAATGCCCAAACCAGCATTCCGGAAAACCAAATCCTGCCGCCCAACTTAGACAGCAGCAATGTGCAGGTGTTGCCGCTGCAAGAAGCCTCCGCACCTGCCGCCTCCCTGCCCGCGGTTTCAGGTAGCCAGCCGCAGCCGGTGGAAAACCCGGCGTCTACACCGGCTGCTGCAGGCATCCAATCGGCTCAGGGCGAATTGGTGCTCAAACTGCGCTTCCGTTCCTTCCTCACCGTAACCGATAAAGACGGTCAAATGCTGGTAAGCAAAATCGTGCCTGCGGGCAGCGAACACCGCTTCTCCGGCAACGGCCCCTACCGCGTACGCATCGGCTTTGCCAAAAACAGCCTGGCCAGCTACAGCGGCCGCGGCATCAATGTGGCCGAGCACATGGTCGACCAAAAAACCGCCGCCTTCACTGCCGGCGGCTCAGACGATGCCGCACAACAATAA
- the ispG gene encoding flavodoxin-dependent (E)-4-hydroxy-3-methylbut-2-enyl-diphosphate synthase, with amino-acid sequence MNTTLPSRRRTHQVEIEHITVGSGSPVVVQSMTNTDTADAEATALQVKELSEAGSEMVRITVNNPQAAAKVAEIRSRLDDMGCPTPLIGDFHFNGERLLAEFPECGKALAKYRINPGNVGKGTKGDEKFAFLIRTAAENGKAVRIGVNWGSLDQSLAKRLMDVNRNRPEPLPPEAVMKEALVLSALESAQKAVDLGLPENKIILSCKVSAVQDLIQVYRDLGSRCAYPLHLGLTEAGMGSKGIVASTAALSVLLQEGIGDTIRISLTPEPGSSRTQEVIVAQEILQTMGLRSFTPMVTACPGCGRTTSTVFQELARDIQLHLRMQMPVWKHKYPGVESLNVAVMGCVVNGPGESKLADIGISLPGTGETPVAPVYVDGERAVTLKGDNMAAEFLQIVENYVAENYGEGGKKRLSQAAKIIPIRQA; translated from the coding sequence ATGAACACAACCCTTCCTTCCCGCCGGCGCACGCATCAGGTAGAAATCGAACACATCACCGTCGGCTCCGGCTCGCCGGTGGTGGTGCAATCGATGACCAACACCGACACTGCTGATGCCGAAGCCACCGCTTTGCAGGTGAAAGAGCTTAGCGAAGCCGGCTCGGAAATGGTGCGGATTACTGTCAACAACCCGCAGGCTGCTGCCAAAGTGGCCGAAATCCGCAGCCGGCTCGACGACATGGGCTGCCCCACCCCGCTCATCGGCGATTTCCACTTCAACGGCGAACGCCTCTTGGCCGAGTTTCCCGAATGCGGCAAGGCCTTGGCCAAATACCGCATCAATCCCGGCAACGTGGGCAAAGGCACGAAAGGCGATGAAAAATTCGCCTTTCTCATCCGCACCGCAGCCGAAAACGGCAAAGCCGTACGCATCGGCGTGAATTGGGGCAGCCTCGACCAAAGCCTGGCCAAACGCCTGATGGATGTCAACCGCAACCGACCAGAGCCGCTGCCGCCCGAAGCCGTGATGAAGGAAGCATTGGTGCTCTCTGCGTTGGAATCCGCACAAAAAGCCGTGGATTTGGGGCTACCTGAAAATAAAATCATCCTGTCGTGCAAAGTCAGCGCCGTACAGGATTTGATTCAGGTATACCGCGATTTGGGCAGCCGCTGCGCCTATCCGCTGCATCTGGGGCTTACCGAAGCCGGCATGGGCAGCAAAGGCATTGTGGCTTCTACCGCCGCGCTGTCTGTATTGCTGCAAGAAGGCATCGGCGACACCATCCGTATTTCGCTCACTCCCGAGCCAGGCAGTTCGCGCACACAGGAAGTGATTGTGGCGCAGGAAATCCTGCAAACTATGGGATTGCGCTCCTTCACACCGATGGTTACCGCCTGCCCCGGCTGCGGCCGCACCACCAGCACCGTATTCCAAGAGCTGGCGCGCGATATCCAGCTGCACCTGCGGATGCAGATGCCGGTGTGGAAACACAAATATCCCGGCGTGGAAAGCCTGAACGTAGCCGTGATGGGTTGCGTGGTCAACGGCCCCGGCGAAAGCAAACTGGCCGATATCGGCATCAGCCTGCCCGGTACCGGTGAAACCCCGGTTGCCCCCGTGTATGTGGACGGCGAGCGCGCAGTAACGCTCAAAGGCGACAATATGGCTGCCGAGTTTTTGCAAATTGTGGAAAACTACGTGGCCGAAAACTATGGCGAAGGCGGCAAAAAACGCCTCAGCCAAGCCGCCAAAATCATTCCCATCCGCCAAGCTTAG